GAGTCCCTTGTCCTTGGAGAGGTAAACTCATATAATACATAGAGTTAACTTCAAATTATTTGGTTTGAGTGAGTCTAATCATTTTATAATGTTATGTTTAGTGGGAGGATAGGTTCCAAAGAGGACTCTTTCGCTACGATGTCACTGCCTGCGAAACCAAAGTAACTATCTTTCTTTTATCTTATGGTTGATGATCTCTGAAGGCTATCTTGTGTTTCACATTGTTCCTAAGATTGTCTGTTTTgctgttttgttgttttaggtGATCCCGGGGAAGTATGGATTCGTTGCTCAGCTTAACGAAGGTCGTCACCTGAAGAAGAGACCCACCGAGTTCCGTGTGGACAAGGTTTTGCAGTCTTTTGATGGAAACAAGTTCAACTTCACTAAAGTTGGTCAAGAAGAGTTGCTCTTCCAGTTTGAAGCTGGTGAAGACTGCGAAGCTCAGTTCTTCCCCTGCATGCCTCTCGACGCTGAGAATTCTCCTAGTGTTGTTGCCATCAATGTAATGAACCTATGCAGAGACcttgcctttttttttgtctagcAGAAGAGTAActcatttattgtttttaataacagGTTAGTCCAATCGAGTATGGTCATGTGCTGCTGATTCCTCGCGTTCTTGACTGCTTACCTCAGAGGATCGACCACAATAGCCTTTTGCTTGCACTTCACATGGCGGCAGAGGCAGCTAATCCTTACTTCAGACTCGGTTACAACAGCTTAGGTGCTTTTGCTACTATCAACCATCTTCACTTTCAGGCTTATTACTTGGCCATGCCTTTCCCATTAGAGAAAGCTCCTTCCAAGAAGATGATAACCACCGTTAGTGGTGTGAAGATCTCAGAGCTTGTGAATTACCCTGTGAGAAGTCTTCTCTTTGAAGGTGGAACTTCTATGCAAGACCTGTCTGATACTGTATCAGACGCCTGTGTTTGCCTCCAGGAGAACAACATCCCTTTCAACATTCTCATATCTGATTCTGGACGGCAGATCTTCTTGATGCCACAGGTACAACAGTTTGATCACTTGGGTTTTGAATCCATGGAATGAACAGTTTGAATGTTGTAAACTGCAGTGTTACGCAGAGAAGCAGGCTCTAGGTGAAGTGAGCCCCGAGTTGTTGGAAACGCAAGTGAACCCAGCTGTGTGGGAGATAAGTGGACACATGGTGCTGAAGAGGAAAGAGGATTACGAAGGAGCTTCTGAGGAGAACGCATGGAGGCTCCTTGCAGAAGCTTCTCTGTCAGAGGAAAGGTTCAAGGAGGTTAATGCTC
The sequence above is drawn from the Brassica napus cultivar Da-Ae chromosome A8, Da-Ae, whole genome shotgun sequence genome and encodes:
- the LOC106361354 gene encoding GDP-L-galactose phosphorylase 1 is translated as MLKIKRVPTVVSNYQKDEASDESVGCGRNCLGACCLNGARLPLYSCKKLENSGTGEKLVISHEAREPPVAFLESLVLGEWEDRFQRGLFRYDVTACETKVIPGKYGFVAQLNEGRHLKKRPTEFRVDKVLQSFDGNKFNFTKVGQEELLFQFEAGEDCEAQFFPCMPLDAENSPSVVAINVSPIEYGHVLLIPRVLDCLPQRIDHNSLLLALHMAAEAANPYFRLGYNSLGAFATINHLHFQAYYLAMPFPLEKAPSKKMITTVSGVKISELVNYPVRSLLFEGGTSMQDLSDTVSDACVCLQENNIPFNILISDSGRQIFLMPQCYAEKQALGEVSPELLETQVNPAVWEISGHMVLKRKEDYEGASEENAWRLLAEASLSEERFKEVNALIFEAIGCSNQEEELEGVLVQPSGSVNQTGNRTLGGPITNGTASECLVLQ